The following proteins are encoded in a genomic region of Paenibacillus sp. FSL H3-0469:
- a CDS encoding phage tail assembly protein: MGTEKLEETGAEVYTFARPVNFEGDTFESLNIDFDKLTGEDILTCDRQYQMESARQSGGELIKETNKAYQAYIVAKAAGVHVGLIKALPAKDFTKLTLQAQSFLLL, translated from the coding sequence ATGGGAACAGAAAAACTGGAGGAGACCGGAGCGGAAGTATACACTTTCGCCCGGCCTGTCAACTTTGAGGGCGATACGTTTGAGAGCCTGAATATTGATTTTGACAAATTAACCGGTGAGGACATCCTTACCTGTGACCGGCAATATCAGATGGAATCTGCCCGTCAATCCGGCGGGGAATTGATTAAGGAGACCAATAAAGCCTATCAGGCTTATATTGTGGCCAAGGCTGCTGGTGTCCATGTGGGGCTGATTAAAGCACTGCCCGCTAAGGATTTCACAAAACTTACCTTACAGGCACAAAGTTTTTTGCTGCTGTAG